A stretch of Triticum aestivum cultivar Chinese Spring chromosome 1D, IWGSC CS RefSeq v2.1, whole genome shotgun sequence DNA encodes these proteins:
- the LOC123179715 gene encoding uncharacterized protein codes for MAAALRLGGRMLLRRTQEQGRRVFSDPQQRLFADTSATAPEGKQPLAIRLAEMKEKKEELYNMGFSLATEYNLPRGVGRENKQLLELLSVQVQPRPNDVHWMRRRRMERLKRFVKIWGVFTLVCTTVEGLQMLNKEIRTPETKERAG; via the exons ATGGCGGCGGCGTTAAGGCTCGGCGGTCGCATGCTGCTCCGACGAACTCAAGAGCAAGGGCGGCGCGTCTTCTCGGATCCGCAACAGCGGCTCTTCGCGGACACGAGC gccaCCGCCCCTGAGGGCAAGCAACCTCTCGCGATCCGCTTGGCGGagatgaaggagaagaaagaggaaCTTTACAACATGGGATTTTCGTTGGCAACCGAGTACAATCTCCCTCGCGGTGTCGGCCGAGAGAACAAGCAGCTGCTGGAGCTGCTCTCGGTGCAAGTCCAGCCAAGGCCCAATGATGTCCACTG gatgcggcggcggaggatggAGAGGTTGAAGCGATTCGTGAAAATTTGGGGGGTATTTACTCTGGTGTGTACGACTGTGGAGGGCCTGCAGATGTTGAACAAGGAGATACGTACGCCTGAAACCAAGGAACGGGCTGGATGA